Genomic segment of Veillonella parvula DSM 2008:
AGTAGCTGCATTGTTCGCTTACAATGAAAGCTATGATGGTGTAAAACAAGCAGCTCATTACGATATCTTCAACAATAACGGTCGTTACATCGTTGTTAAATCCGGTGCTGTAACTGTACCAAATGGTGCGCAACACCCTTACGCAACTGCATTATTCGCAGTAACCGAAGACACTGTAGCAGCTGTAACCGTATCTGGCAACACTGCTGAAGCTTCTGATTTAGTAAAAGGCACTGCATATGCAATCGCACAATCTGCTAAAGTGTCCAACAATAAAGTATCTACTAAATCTAAAAAATAATTCGTTACGAATTTAATTGTATCTGGTGAAAGCCCCCAACTTTCGCTAGCACAAAAGACTATAAATCACTAACTCCCCCAATGAGGCAACTCATTAGGGGAGTTTTTATGTTCTTTATATTACAGTTACATTATAGTCCCGTTACAGTCGTATTATAGTGCCGTTATAATCGCGTAAAGACCTCTAATGCCTTATACGCCATTAATCGATAACCGCGCTCGTTGGGGTGTACCTCTCCAGCAAAGACAATTTGTCCAATTTGATCCGCTTCAAACAAGGTGGTATAGAAATCTATGACCTTAATATTATGCTCCGCTGCGTAAGCTTTTAGCTGTTCATTAACCTCTCGTACAACGAGATCTAATCCATCCATATCGCTATCAATTTGAGTTTCTAAACCGATGATTACCATCCCTTTTGTACTAGCCAGCTCAATAGCTTTCACTAAAGTCTTGTACACATAGGTACTATCTCGACCTTGTAAAATATCGTTAGTGCCACACATCAAGAAAATATGACGTGTTGGATCGGATACAGCAGTAACCGCCCAATTTTCAATATTATATATCATCCCCTGTACGGAGCAGCCATCTTCACCATAATTTGTAAAATTAACGTTCTCTATGGAAGCATCGCAGATTTCGACCCAACCGCGTCCATAGGGTACATCATAGCCACGCGTAATGCTATCGCCAAAACAGATGATTTCCATTTACATTCCTCCTGTAATATGACTCAATCATATAATAAAAGAACACCATACACAATATACATATTAATTACAAAAAGGACCCATTTTGAACTGCCCTCCAATTAGATACAATTTTTAGAAAGGCAGTTTATTTACGGATCCTTTTATATTATTTAAGACGAATAAAGAACAATGCGCATGCACCGATAATAGGTGCTATAGCGATAGACATCAAGGACATTTGGTAACTGCCCGTCATTACGAGGACATTGCCCAAGAGCAGTGGTGCCAAGAGAGCCCCAATTTGATTAAACAAGTTTACAAAGCCCGCTGTAGTGCCGCGTAAATGAGGTGCTGCCGATTGAACTACAAGAGCATTAGTCAACGCACTATGCATAAAGGCACCAATACCGAGGATTGGACCTGTTACAAAGAGCATGTTTGGATTTGCCGTACTTGCAAACAAGATTAAAGCGGGCGCAAATAAGAACATAACGAGCGCCGCTAAATGGTTCTTCTTAATTGGCAAAATATCAGATAAAATACCGATCGTTGGTTTCGCAATGAGCGCAGCCGTACCGAATACGCTCATGACTTGGCCTGCATAGATAGCAGTTACACCTAATTGTTTAACCATGTATAAGTTCGCCCATTGCGTTACGCCCCAAGTCGTACCTGTGGCGAAGAAGCCTGCAATAGCCAAGCAACGAATGTTACGATTAGAAATGATGTGCTTCAAGTTTTCTACTAAAGACGTTTGACCTACGCCAAGCTTAGCAGCCGCTTCAGAAGCCTCAGCTTCTCGTTGTGCGAGAATTTCTGCACTCGGCTTACGCACCGTGAAGTAACATAATACAAGTACTAACAATGGCAAGATTGCTGTAGCAAGGAATGCCGTTTGCCAGCCGTAATGTGTCGCCACATATGGTGCGTAAAGGTTTACCGTAGTAATACCAAAGGACGTACAGCTCATAAAGATACCTACGGCCGCACCCCGTTGATTCGGACCGAAGTGATCTCCGATAGCACTCAAGCAAGAAGCTTGTACAGGACCAGACATAACCCCTAATAAGAAGCGCAAACCCCAAGCCATGGTATAGTCTGTAATGGTACTCATCAAAGCCGTTACAGCGGCCATACCGATTAAACTAAACAATATGGTACGTCTGTAACCTATTTTATCCGCTAAAATACCACCTGGCAGTACCGTTAACGCATAACCAAAGTAAAAGGCCGAAATGTGTTGAGCCCCCATCTTAGCTGTGAAATGCAACGCCTCATTGAGGATAGGCATAACAGATGCCCAAGACAAGCGCATAACAAAGCTCAACAAGAACGTGAGCCACACACTAAGGAGAATTAAAATCTGAGTTCGCGAGAAACTAAGTCGATTCATACGAGCTCCTTTCTACAGAAAACCTAATAAATATATCGATAGCATACCATAGTGAATAAAGATTGAAAAGCCCTCTAGGCATAAACCTAGAGGGCTTTATTATGTGGCGGAGAGGGTGGGATTCGAACCCACGGCCCCTTGCGGAGTCACTGGTTTTCAAGACCAGCTCCTTAAACCACTCGGACACCTCTCCATAACGGTACTATTATATCAAATTGGTCTAATAATAAGCAACAACGTAATACGTAAATAAGCAATAATATAATACATAAGCAAGCAAAAAAGCTGACTTACAGCCAGCTTTTTCATTTGTATTTAACATTTAGTATTGCCCTAATCTATTAGTTATTTGTCATATATGTTAGAATAGGTCTTTTTTCCACATGCCGATGATAGCAATGATAGAACACACCACGGAAATACCTACTACTTCGTAGAATCCATTCGGATCATCCTGGAAGGGCAACGCCACATTCGTTCCCCACAGACTGAATATGATTGTGGGCACCGCCAAAGTAATCGTGAGGGCCGCCAACATTTTCATCACCATATTAAGATTATTTGAGATAATCGATGTAAAGGCGTTCATCATATTCATCAAGATATTAGAGTACATTTCAACCATCTCGATGGCCTGTTTATTCTCGATGATAACGTCTTCCAAAAGATCCTCATCCTCTTCATACATTTTAAGCAAATGTCTATAAGTGCTGTGACCACGCAAGCGCAATAGGCGTTCCATAACAGTTCCATTCGTACGCAACGCAGAGGTAAAGTATGTCATGGATTTCTGTAATTCCAATAGTTGGAAGAAGTCTTTATTCTTCGTTGTATGACGCAACTGAACTTCAATATCGTCGGTACGGCGATTGATTTGTTGCAAATAACGTAAGAACAATGTGGCTGTACGGTACAAGATTTGGAACAAGAACCGCGTCTTTTTATATGTATAGAATGTAGACAGTTGGTTTGAAATGAACGGATATAACACCTCGGACTCTTCAAGACATACAGTAATGAAGAAATCAGGCGTCAAAAAAATACCGAGCGGCACCGTATCGTACATATCATTACCGCGAATCGCAGGAATGTTGATAACCACGAAAATATAATTATCCTCTAATTCCACGTGAGAACGTTCTTCCATATCGAGAGCGGTCTTTAAAACGTCCGTTGGAATTTCCGTCAAAATGTTGATGAGGGACAACTCATCGGGGTCTGGGTTCACCAAATTTACCCAAGAACCTTTTGTGGCATCTGATACAGTGCAGTCTGAAACCAACTCTTCTTCTATGTGTTTGTACACCGTGATCATGCTATCCCTCCTTCCAACGAACATATAGTAATCATCTAATAAATTATATACTATTTTATAGCTATTATTCAATTCAATTGTGAAAGTTTTGTTTATATAGTATATACATAAACCGCTTTATGTCTATTAACAATGCACAACTGTATATGTTAAAAGCATCTCAAAACTATTCTTATATCAAATCTACAAAAAAATCTAGCAAACAGATAGATTAATAAAGCTGCTAAACTAAAAAATCCACCAAAAGATTAAACCACTAAAACTTACAGTGAGTAAGCATGCAAACAAATAATCAGCAATATATCATTAGGTTAAATCTTATAAAAATAACCTCTATACTGGCTTATCGCTAATATAGAGGTTATTTGTTTTATCCTACTCTGTCAAATCAGAATCATGTCATTTGTTATATTTCTGCATTAATCTATAAGATTACTTTCACCAAATTAACGGCGTAAGATACGAATAGAGTTCAAAATACAAAGAATGGATACGCCAGTATCACCAAATACCGCCCACCACATGGATGCATAGCCCATAAGACCTAGTGCCATGATAAGAATTTTAACGGCAATAGCGAATACTACGTTTTGCCATGCTACGCGCAACGTCGCTTTGGACAAGTCAAGGATATGTGCAATAGCAGTCAAGGATGGACGCATGAATACAACGTCTGCCGCTTCGATAGCCGCATCAGCACCGCTACCCATCGCACCACCTACGTCAGCACCAGCAAGCACTGGCGCATCGTTGATGCCGTCGCCTACGAACATGGTTGGACCATATTCAGAGCGAATATCTTGTACAACGGACAATTTATCTTGTGGCAACAATTGAGCACGAACGGCACTTACCCCAGTTTCTTTGGCAATATAATTAGCGCTTGCTTCAGCATCACCTGTAAGCATAACCGTTTTAATATCTTGACCATTAAGATCAGCGATAGCCGCTGCGGAGTCTGGACGAGCTTCATCAGCGATAATAATGCGACCGAGGTATACATTACCTTCTACTACTAGTACTTCTGTGCCGTATGCAGCAGCTTCTGTTGGATAGCCTTGCACATTATAGCGTTCCATGAGACGACGATTACCAACGAGGACTTGTTGACCATCAACGGTGCCAACCATACCTTCGCCTGCTAATTCTTGAACAAAGTCAGACGCTTCTACAACGATACCTTGTGCCTTTGCTTCGGAAACGATGCTTGTTGCGATTGGATGCGTAGAAACGGCTTCGATAGCTGCCGCCATGGACAACAATTGAGTATTGCTCACATGAGAGCCTACAGTTTCTACGTTTTGTACTTTAAATTCACCAGATGTGATAGTACCAGTTTTATCAAGAGCTACTGCTTTCACATTAGCCAACGCCTCGATAACGCGACCACCTTTAAGCAAGATACCGTGTTTAGACGCATTGCCGATACCGGAGAAGAATGCGAGTGGCACGCTAAGCACCAATGCACATGGGCAAGAAATAACGAGGAATGTTAAGGCTGTGTAAATCCATTTATGCCATTCACCTGTAATAAGGGACGGAATGATAGCTACAGCCAATGCAAAAGCTACAACGATTGGTGTGTATACGCGAGCGAAACGCGTGATAAAACGGTCGATTTTAGGTTTAGAAGATGCTGCATTTTCCACGGCATCAAGAATTTTAGTAACCATGGATTCTTCAAGAACCTTGTCCACACGCATCGTAATGCGGCCAGATTCGTTGATGCAACCAGACATAAGTTGAGTGCCAGGTACAGCGCGAACCGGTACAGGCTCACCTGTTACAGGAGCTGTGTTAACGCGAGTTTCACCTTCAAGAACTGTACCGTCTAGAGGGATTAAATCACCAGGACGAACTTCGATAGTCCAGCCTACTTCAACCTTTTCAGGAGCCATAACTACGATTTCACCACCACAGCCTGTGTCTACAACGCGCACCTCTTGAGGACGCATATCGACAGCGTTCATGATTTCTGTACGACTACGATCAGTTGCTTTTTCTTCGAAGAACTCACCAATACGGTAAAACAAGATAACGCCTACTGCTTCAGGCAATGCGTCGATTGCAATGGCGCCCAATGTAGCGATAGACATCAAGAAGTTCTCATCAAATACTTGACCTTTTAAGATATTACGACCTGCGATACGCAATACTGGGAACGCAAGTAAGATATAGGCAATATAGTAAATTGGAGTTTCAATACTCTCTGGCAAGCCGATGGATGGGACAAAGGATGACAAAACTTCATAAATCATGAATAACAAACCTGCTACGATGACTACAATTGTTACAGCATCACTACCACGATCCTGGTCAGGACCATGATCATCCATAGCCGCTTTAGATTTACGCTCGTAATCCGCTACGGTTACGCCCTCTTCGATGGCATCACAAATATCTTGAATGTCACGTTTAAGCGCTTCACGGTCTTCCCAAGAGCCGGTTAATTTTAATTGATGTGTAGCAATTGTGAAATTTGCAGTCTCTACCACATCCATTTTACGGATACGATCTTCAATTTTTGCTGCGCAGTTCGGACAGTTCAAATCCTTCAACAATAATGTTTCTTCCATGATATCTCCTTTGATAATAGTGAAAGTTTCTATCCTGTATTATAAGTTAATTTATTGTCTATTTCTAATACTTATTAGACATATCTTGTTTCATATCTTGTTATATATGTTCCTAAACATTATTCATCAGATATTTTTATTTATATGAATATCTGTTCATATGTTTATATTACATTAAAGGAGATTAAATGTCAATACAAAATTATATTCACTATATATCAAATTTTATTTACTTTAGATCTAACTATATTCAGTTTATATCAAGTTTCGTTTTACCAAGAATTGATGTGCTACATCAGCTGGTAATTGATGTTCCGTTTCAACGGCATAATTCATCTTTGCCATCTCTTGATCTGTAATCGTATGATTTAAACTTTCTAATACAGGCCGCAGTTCGGGATGAGCGATTAACACTTCACTATGCACCACATTACCAGCCATATAGGATGGATATAAATGTTTATCATCTTGTAACACCGTAATTGGCGCCATACTTAATTGTCCATCAGTTGTAAATATCGGCATTGCATCCACCTCACCACGACTAATAGCCGTATATTTTAGTCCTATATCCATATCTTTAGTAGCTTTAAAGCTCATGCCATACACACGTTGTAATCCAGCATAGCCATCCTCACGGCCAAAGAAATCATATTCCCCTCCTAATGTTAGGGATGGTGCTATACGAGCAAGATCGGAATATGTTTTTACGCCATAACTCTGAGCGATTTCATTACGCACCCCTATGCCATAGGTATTATTAAAGCCGTACATGCCGACCCACTCAAAATTATATTTCTCTTTGTAGGCCTGTGAAAGCTCATTAAATAGGCTTTCATCATAAGCATCTGTACGTTTCAGCACAGCAGACCAAGCCGTACCAGTATATTCAGGATATATATCAAATTGGCCAGAAAGCATAGCTGGTTGAATATTGGATGTACCACCGCCTACACCTTCTGTAACCTCTACGGTTAAATCAGTCTTCTTCTCGATTAATTCTTTTAAAACATTCCCCAAAATAAGCTGTTCCGTCATAGGTTTCGTTGCAATATGAATAACATCGGTCTTCACATGACGGCAATACATAGCCCAGCCACCTATACCCATTGCAATTAGCGTCATAATCGAAACAAATATAATCGTATAACGCTTCATATGAGGGCTAATACGCGTTACTCTTTCACCTAGAGAAAAGAGCGCATCAACCGTAATGGCTAATAGTGCAATCAGTAGACTACCGGCAATCGTCAAAGCACTTTGATTCGTTGTAATGCCCCTATAAATCGCCACACCTAAACCACCAGCACCAATAAAGGATGCAATACCTGTCAAGGCAATGGTCATAACGAGCATAGTCCGTATACCAGCCATAATCGTCGGCATAGCCAAAGGAATCTCTATATTCCACAAACGTTGAATCCGCGTGAGCCCTAATGCAATCCCCGCTTCACACATGGCTTGATCAATCTGGTTAAGACCAGTAAATGTATTTCGTACCATCGGTAATAAAGCATATATAACCAATGCAATAATAGCGGTCGTATTACCGACACCGGATACATACAATAAGAGACCTAACATCGATATAGAAGGAATCGTATATAGGAAATTGACCATTACCATAACTGGCGCAGCTAGCCTTTTATATTCGTATATAAGAACACCCAACAATCCGCCGATAATGATCGCAACAACAGAAGCTAATACTGAAATTTCTATATGCTCCCATAATAGCTGGAGGAAAAAAT
This window contains:
- a CDS encoding MFS transporter codes for the protein MNRLSFSRTQILILLSVWLTFLLSFVMRLSWASVMPILNEALHFTAKMGAQHISAFYFGYALTVLPGGILADKIGYRRTILFSLIGMAAVTALMSTITDYTMAWGLRFLLGVMSGPVQASCLSAIGDHFGPNQRGAAVGIFMSCTSFGITTVNLYAPYVATHYGWQTAFLATAILPLLVLVLCYFTVRKPSAEILAQREAEASEAAAKLGVGQTSLVENLKHIISNRNIRCLAIAGFFATGTTWGVTQWANLYMVKQLGVTAIYAGQVMSVFGTAALIAKPTIGILSDILPIKKNHLAALVMFLFAPALILFASTANPNMLFVTGPILGIGAFMHSALTNALVVQSAAPHLRGTTAGFVNLFNQIGALLAPLLLGNVLVMTGSYQMSLMSIAIAPIIGACALFFIRLK
- a CDS encoding SGNH/GDSL hydrolase family protein, giving the protein MEIICFGDSITRGYDVPYGRGWVEICDASIENVNFTNYGEDGCSVQGMIYNIENWAVTAVSDPTRHIFLMCGTNDILQGRDSTYVYKTLVKAIELASTKGMVIIGLETQIDSDMDGLDLVVREVNEQLKAYAAEHNIKVIDFYTTLFEADQIGQIVFAGEVHPNERGYRLMAYKALEVFTRL
- a CDS encoding ABC transporter permease/substrate-binding protein codes for the protein MHDVISLLINRYDFFLQLLWEHIEISVLASVVAIIIGGLLGVLIYEYKRLAAPVMVMVNFLYTIPSISMLGLLLYVSGVGNTTAIIALVIYALLPMVRNTFTGLNQIDQAMCEAGIALGLTRIQRLWNIEIPLAMPTIMAGIRTMLVMTIALTGIASFIGAGGLGVAIYRGITTNQSALTIAGSLLIALLAITVDALFSLGERVTRISPHMKRYTIIFVSIMTLIAMGIGGWAMYCRHVKTDVIHIATKPMTEQLILGNVLKELIEKKTDLTVEVTEGVGGGTSNIQPAMLSGQFDIYPEYTGTAWSAVLKRTDAYDESLFNELSQAYKEKYNFEWVGMYGFNNTYGIGVRNEIAQSYGVKTYSDLARIAPSLTLGGEYDFFGREDGYAGLQRVYGMSFKATKDMDIGLKYTAISRGEVDAMPIFTTDGQLSMAPITVLQDDKHLYPSYMAGNVVHSEVLIAHPELRPVLESLNHTITDQEMAKMNYAVETEHQLPADVAHQFLVKRNLI
- a CDS encoding heavy metal translocating P-type ATPase; this encodes MEETLLLKDLNCPNCAAKIEDRIRKMDVVETANFTIATHQLKLTGSWEDREALKRDIQDICDAIEEGVTVADYERKSKAAMDDHGPDQDRGSDAVTIVVIVAGLLFMIYEVLSSFVPSIGLPESIETPIYYIAYILLAFPVLRIAGRNILKGQVFDENFLMSIATLGAIAIDALPEAVGVILFYRIGEFFEEKATDRSRTEIMNAVDMRPQEVRVVDTGCGGEIVVMAPEKVEVGWTIEVRPGDLIPLDGTVLEGETRVNTAPVTGEPVPVRAVPGTQLMSGCINESGRITMRVDKVLEESMVTKILDAVENAASSKPKIDRFITRFARVYTPIVVAFALAVAIIPSLITGEWHKWIYTALTFLVISCPCALVLSVPLAFFSGIGNASKHGILLKGGRVIEALANVKAVALDKTGTITSGEFKVQNVETVGSHVSNTQLLSMAAAIEAVSTHPIATSIVSEAKAQGIVVEASDFVQELAGEGMVGTVDGQQVLVGNRRLMERYNVQGYPTEAAAYGTEVLVVEGNVYLGRIIIADEARPDSAAAIADLNGQDIKTVMLTGDAEASANYIAKETGVSAVRAQLLPQDKLSVVQDIRSEYGPTMFVGDGINDAPVLAGADVGGAMGSGADAAIEAADVVFMRPSLTAIAHILDLSKATLRVAWQNVVFAIAVKILIMALGLMGYASMWWAVFGDTGVSILCILNSIRILRR
- a CDS encoding magnesium transporter CorA family protein; amino-acid sequence: MITVYKHIEEELVSDCTVSDATKGSWVNLVNPDPDELSLINILTEIPTDVLKTALDMEERSHVELEDNYIFVVINIPAIRGNDMYDTVPLGIFLTPDFFITVCLEESEVLYPFISNQLSTFYTYKKTRFLFQILYRTATLFLRYLQQINRRTDDIEVQLRHTTKNKDFFQLLELQKSMTYFTSALRTNGTVMERLLRLRGHSTYRHLLKMYEEDEDLLEDVIIENKQAIEMVEMYSNILMNMMNAFTSIISNNLNMVMKMLAALTITLAVPTIIFSLWGTNVALPFQDDPNGFYEVVGISVVCSIIAIIGMWKKDLF